Proteins encoded in a region of the Elizabethkingia bruuniana genome:
- a CDS encoding phage tail tube protein, translating to MAEEKAIMGKDIILYVHDGTAYRPVACLTSNGLNVTQEMRDLPVTKCSPDKKKAKGALSYEIPFEGQFIDTTSVGGSTAKASYDFLLKHIKEAKDTEALTFWKQTTSNGATVVDTSYGKGSITSLQLTAPAEGEATFQGTLQGEGWVSKTDLIKPAP from the coding sequence ATGGCTGAAGAAAAAGCAATCATGGGGAAAGATATTATTCTCTATGTTCATGATGGTACGGCTTACCGTCCAGTAGCATGTTTAACATCAAACGGATTAAATGTTACACAGGAAATGAGGGATTTGCCGGTTACGAAATGTAGCCCTGACAAGAAAAAAGCTAAAGGAGCTTTATCGTATGAAATTCCTTTTGAGGGGCAATTCATTGATACAACCTCTGTTGGCGGATCAACTGCTAAAGCTTCTTATGACTTTTTGTTAAAGCATATTAAAGAAGCAAAAGATACCGAAGCACTAACTTTTTGGAAACAAACAACTAGTAATGGAGCTACAGTTGTAGACACCTCTTATGGTAAAGGAAGTATTACTTCTTTACAACTTACAGCGCCAGCAGAAGGTGAGGCTACTTTTCAGGGAACACTACAAGGTGAGGGCT